In the genome of Phacochoerus africanus isolate WHEZ1 chromosome 5, ROS_Pafr_v1, whole genome shotgun sequence, the window AGAAGCATCACAGAGAACAGATAGCAGAATAGGAAGAGACATAAAGGATAAGAACAATAagagtgaagaaaatgaaataagaaaatgaaaagattagaAAGTAAAAGCTATGACAGACAGGTAAAGGAGATCCAACATATATACAATTGGAGTCCCTGAGGAcgaaaacagaaataaaggaacagaacaaatatttaaaactaaaattcgCAAAAACTTTACTGAAATAAAGTTCTTTTCTATTGCAAAGGAACCTATTGGAAGGAGTGACATTTACTTAGGAAATCGATATGAGGCGGTCAACttctttatttaataataaattttttttactggACTAGACACTCTGTAGCAGTGCACTGCCTCTCTGTGGAATGGCCTGGGGACTACTTCCTTAATGCATGAAGACACAAAACTACTAGATACGCAAAAATGTGCCTGACAAGGGAATAAACAACCAATAGAAGCAGATGCCACAATGATCCAAATATTAGGGTTAGACACAAACTTTTAACTATTGTTAATCATTGATTCTGTCACCTGCtgttctattttcattatcaCTTGTTCAGTGTTGCTTGAcagattttcattcattttatgattttttttcccacatccttCCTCACAACTGATATTCTGATTTTCACTCCATAATTTAAGCTCCAAGCTTATCATTGTCCTTTGCACTCTCAGCTGATAACATCACTGGGAAAAGAGGATAAGAATGAATGctttagagttctcttgtggtgccatgggttaaggatcttgcattgtcactgcagtggcctgggttgctgctgtggcgcaggttcagtctctggcctgggaacgtccacatgctatggatgtagccaacaaaacaaaaatctctctagaataattttaaaataatctacttCAAGGGTGAGCAAACTACAGACCTTGTGTCAAATCCACATGCCCTGGCTGTTGAGCTCAAAACTTACAGTTTTAAAGGattgtaaaaataaagaacagaccGTGTGTCCTGAAAAGCCTAGGCTggttactctctggcccttttcaGAAAAGGTTTCCTGAGCTCTAACCTAGACCATAAGCCATTTTTGATTCCTTTCTCCCCAGTTCAAAGGAGCACCTTTCTCTTCTCCAAGGCAGACCTGGAAACTTGTGATCTGATccagtctttctctgtctcttccagAATGCCCTTCTTTTGGTGTCTTCTCTGAACAATGTTTTTTAATATGGCTAGGTATAGCTCAGTTTTTCAAGACAGATTGGGCAAATCAAGCCGTTTCTCCTGGCCCTGGATGAGTCTTGTCCATCCCTCTTGGATCTTGGatgtgagggagggaggagactcTCTCtccaatattatttcttttttttctttttttctttttttttttttgtctttttgctatttcttgggccgctcccacggcatatggaggttcccaggctaggggtcgaatcagagctgtaaccaccggcctacaccagagccacagcaactcgggatccgagccgcgtctgcaacctacaccaccgctcacggcaatgccggatcgttaacccactgagcaagggcagggaccgaacccgcaacctcatggttcctagtcagattcgttaaccactctgccacgatggcaactcctttttttttttttgtcttccaatATTATTTCTAAGATGGGTTGAAAACGTAATTTGTAGCATAAAAGAATGAGCATGGCTGGACTTTGCTCTGGCATGTAGTAAAAGGAATGGACACAGTGTTACCTTTTTCCAGAGGACAAACCATTTGtccactttttatatttatttatttttttctttagggctgcaccctcaacaaacggaagttcccaggctaggggtcgaatccgagctgcagctgcaggcctacattacagccaggtccaagatccaagccaagtctgcgacctacacagcagctcatggcaatgccagatcattaacccactgagcaaggcaagggatccaaacccccaccctcatggatactactggggtcccgctaagtcacaatgggaactccctccccgcctcttttttgctttttagggctgcacctgcggcatgtggaaggtccctggctagggggtggaatcaagagctgtagcttctggcctacaccacagctcacagcaacgctggatcctctacccactgattgaggccagggatcaaacctgtgtactcttgcatactagtcgggttcattactgctgagctacaacaggaactccctctctcactttttaaaagtccatTCTTACCTATGTGAGATGTGGCCTTTGTCAGTTACTAAATTATTCCACGGTCTCTCTCAACTGCCATATCCAATCAGTCGTTGAATCTTACCATTTTTACTTTCCGAATGGGTTCCATATCTGAGCCTTCTAGTTCAGTTCTgcctctcattctttctctccaggATTGCATTATTTAGCCTCGATTAACCCACAGCCAGTCTCCTCATCTCTCTACCTCCCTCGCCTCTAGCTCAGTCTCtaacaggtttctttcttttctctttttcttttttctttctttctttttttttttttagagccacacctgcggcatatggagattcccaggcctagggtcaaatcggagctgtagctgctggccaataccacagccacagcaatgctggaccccaatggcatctgtgacctacaccacagctcacagcaatgccagatccttaatccgctgagaaaggccagggatcgaaccttcgtccccatggatgctagtcagactcgttaaccgctgagccacgataagaACTCCAATCGCACGATTCTTGGTAGTATCTTTCCAAAATCGGTTCCTTCCCGCCTTCAAATCTTTCTGCGGCTTCCCATTGCCTCCAGGTTATCACTGGAATTACAGTCGCCTGCTCCAGCGGCTTCAAAGGTGTGGGAAGGCCGTCAACCTCCAGCACTTGGCTGCCTGGCTCTTTATGCTCACTTTTTGGTCCAcgcatcaaatcagagctcagGTGCcagcttctccaggaagccttccccgaCGAGAAGCCTTCTCCCGTGGCCCAGACACAGAACCCGAGTTCGACGCTTCTTTTAGGACAATCCACAACACTCGTGCTTTTCCTCCGTAACTGTCCCGCCCCTAACCCTGGCGCAAAGCATGAGGGGCGCGGAATAAACCCCGGTGTCGACCGACTGGGCTCTGAAACCCTTCGAGAGAGGCGCGGTATCCGGCGGTGTGCCTGGAGGGTCCCTCCCATAGGGGGGACTCGGGTACAAAGGAGCCTGGCGACTGCGAGCGTCCAGGATGGAAGAGCCTCTCGTGGTCCCCCGCGCGCTCCGGATCGGTCCCCGGGGACCCGCGACCATCGAGACGCACCGACCTCCCAGCGTCCTAGAGAGGAAGCGGAAAGGGCTCTTCCTTTACGCACCTGTCGGACAGCGTCCTTCGCCCACTTCCGGTCCGCCGCGGGCTCCGGCGAGCCCGGCGCAGGTGCGGGGCGATGTGGGGACCCTGGTGAGGGTGGCGGGGCGGAGGGGGCCAGGGCGCCGGGGCCTGCGTGTGAGGCCGCTGCGGGTCGTGGTGGAGGCCGTGGGGCGCACGCTGCGGCGGCGCATCTCCCCGGAGGTGCGTCCGTCGGCACCGAGGCCTGGCGGGTCCGGACCCTGGGGGCCGCCCCGCGCTAGGCTCAGGTAGGAGTGGGGCCGATCCCGCCCGGCCAGGGTTGGCTTAACGGAGGGGTGTCCACGAAACCCGGTATCTTGAACTGAAGCGGAACACCGAAAAGCGTAAGTGGTCATTTTAGAAAGAGCGGTAGAACCCTCATCTCAAGAATTTCCAGGGGACACTTTCTGTTTTTCACGGGCTGAGGGTGAAAGCTGAATGAGGAGCTTTCTCGACTAAAGGGAATCTGGTGGATTGAGATACACGGGTAAACGTTCGCACGATAATGCGATAAATGCAATAGTGAGGTGAATCAATGCAGTGGCTAGAAAGCCAGGAAAGAGAAATCTCCACTGATGTAAGCAGAGAAAACGAATAGACAAACAGAATAGATTTAAGAAGAGATAAATACACAGACACCAAATAGAACATTAAGCAGCAACTTGGACGTACCTGTTGCCAGTTTCTTATTTACTGCTTCATTTAAGGTGATCTCACCCCAGGGGTTCACTACAAGCCTCTCTcaacgcccccccacccccatatgaGTACTTGAACCTGcataaacttttttctctttttggcttccCATGTTTCTCATCTACACCATGTATCTGGGAGGCCAATCTTAGCCAACAGTCTAACCTCTTagatcttcagtttcttcatttaaaaaggaggggaactagggagttcccgttgtgacttggcaggttaagaacccaactagtatccatgaggatggggtttgatccctggcctagctcagtgggttaaggattcggtgttgctccaagctatggcgtaggtcacagatgcccttgggttctggcattgctgtggctgtggtgtaggccggcagctgcagctcggaatcaacctgtagcctggaaacttccatattgccacaggtatgaccctaaaaagcagggagaaaaaaaaaaaaaggtaggggaGTGGTACTCACCCAACAGAAGGGTCTTAAGTATTAAATGAGAGTGTGTGATTACGGTGTTCTAAATGGTAAAGCCTACAAAAGGTAGAAATCTTTTGATCAGTTATAGTAATGGTGCATATATAttgctttgctgttttttttaattttatttttatttttatttttttttaggctgaGCACACTGTCACATCCTAGCCACCAGCCAGTCTATGGGTTTTACCTCCAAAATATGTCTTGACTTTGCTTCTTTGCCAGCACCCTGATTGCAACCCCTGTCATCTCCTGCTTGGATCACGGTAAGTGTGGGTTTCCCTTCTTGACCCCTCTTACCTCTTCTCTCACTTTCCTAGCAAAGTGACCCTTAGAGAATGTGTATCTCCCCACTAAATAAGGACTAAGAGTAAAGCCCATAATGCTTCCTCTGTGCCCAGGCCCTGGATAATCTGGTTTCTACCTCCCTCTGAGTCCTGTCCCTCCCTCACTCTGCTGAAGCCACATCACACTTGGGCTTTTTTCTCAGCCTGCCCAGTCCTTTTTAGCCCAAAGCCTTTTTCTTTCCGGAATGCTCTTTGAATGACTGGCTCATTCTCATTCCTTCTGTGGGTCTTGGCCTAAGTGTCATTTCTTCAGCAAGGCCTTCTCCAAGGTGACTGTCCCCCGTTAAcactttgtttattttctttctagaagccccccccccctttttgcttacacttgttttttttttttttctgtctgctgcaCCAGTATGTGGGTTTCAAAGCAGAGCCTCTTTGTCTGTCTTGTCCTTGCTTGTATTTCTCATTTCTGTGGGCCAAGCGTAGCTATgtgtttgaatatatattttctttcctgttggAAGAGTAGCTCTGGTGACTGACCTAGTTGTAACCCATCTTACATTTTTCTATGACTGTACCGTTATCTCCCTCTTAACACTCTCCTGAGCTCTTTGTGGGTATAAGCTAAGTCCTACGCATTTCATCTTTATCCTACTTTTAGCAAATATCTACGGAGCTGGATTGGCATGGTTTTCAGGATATATCTTTCGTGTTTTGAAAATGCCTCCTTATCGTGTTTGCCAGCAGAATGTTCATTGATGTAGAGACAGAACTAAGATGAACTTGACCTTTTCCATGTCTTACTAATGCTGTTCTCATGGTCTGTCTGGTCTTCCCAGCAGACCCTCCGTCTTCCAGGAGGGAGCGTGAAGATGCTTAAAGAGCATCCAGGGATGGCGGAAGACCCTCAGCAGCAAATGGGTGTTCCCGTGGTAAAACTGGAGAAAGAGTTGCCGTGGGGCAGGGCGAGAGAGGACCCCAGTCCTGAAACCTTCCGCCTGCGATTTCGGCAGTTCCGCTACCAGGAAGCGGCTGGTCCCCAGGAAGCCctgagggaactccaggagctctGTCGCCAGTGGCTGAGGCCTGAGCTGCACACCAAGGAGCAGATCCTGGAGCTGCTGGTGCTGGAGCAGTTCCTGACCATCCTGCCCCGGGAGTTCTACGCCTGGATGCGGGAGCACGGCCCGGAGAGCGGCAAGGCCCTGGTGGCCACGGTGGAGGACTTCACGGAGGGAGCGCTGGAGGCCAAGGCGGTGGGTGAGAAGGGGTGTCTGGGTCTTGTTCTGTTGGTACGGGAAGGGAAGCTCTCAAGCAAGGGGTGCGGAGAGGGAgactctccttccttctctgccgCCAGAGTCCCCCAGGTACTTTTGGAGGGGAGGGCGGTGGCGTTTTCAGCAAGGACAGCTGTTCCCTGGGAAGAGGCGGGGCCGGTGGAAGGGtggtcagctttttttttctggctgcacccgaggcgtgtggaagttcccgggccaggggttggacCTGAGCCGCAGcctcgacccacaccacagctgtggtaacgccagacccttaacccagtgctccaggccaggggttgaaccagcactcccacagagacaagctggatcttgaactggctgcaccacagcaggaaatccagcTTCCGTTTTGGTCACCGGGGTGGAGGCCTGGTCGTCTTTCTCTTGGGCACCTCAGGCCCAAAGGAGGCAGTTGTGATTGATTTCCCAGCCTAGCAGCCTCCTCCGTCTTGGGCAGAGGTGCTCGGGGGAGTGCAGGGAGTTCCACTTGGTGACTCTTCTTCGCAGGAAGCCTTGTCTGGGACAGCACTGTTTCCGTGGCTGGCACGTTGGCTCAGGTGGCTCACATAGCGATTCTCTAGTGGAGTTCTGGGGATGCCAAGTGACTTTGCACCTCACATGCTTCCTTGGGGTTCTGGCCATGTCTCGGTCCCTTGCTGGTACAGTGTCCCGATTGCTCTTTGGGAAAGAGGCAGGAGCAGCGAACCTTGCTGTTTTATTTCAAGGTAACAATCTTCAGTTGAGCCTCCCGTTTCCCCCTGCAGTTACCCCTCACTTCTGGTATGATCCtaagagagttttgttttttttcactccCTAGCAAGGAGCTTAAGTGTGGaccgggggagttcctgttgtggctcattgggttacacacctgactagtatccttgaggactcaggttcgatccctggactcactcagtgggttaaggatctggcattgtcgtgcgctgtggtgtaggttgcagacaaggctcagatctggccttgctgtgtatgctatgctgcagttgcggccctaaaaagcaaaagcaaaaaaaaaaaaaaaagacgtgggTACATAGAAGTTGCTTGGCACCTAATAAATTGAGTTTAGCTTCCTTTTCGCCTTCTCATTGATTGCTGGCGAAGAGCTGAGCCAGCttgtcctttctctcctctgcagCAAGAATGGGTCTCTCTGTAGGTTTTAATTCAGCTTCTTTGCTAACAGCCTTCCGCAGGCCTCATTCTGATGGATGTTGGGGACTCTTCTTAGGTTCCGTGCCATGCGCAGGGGGATCAGGAGGAGACGGCGCTTTGCAGAGGCCCTTGGGAACCAGGTGTCCACTTGGGGCCAGTGGAGGTCAAGCCCGAGTGGGGGATGCCCCGTGGGGAAGGCGTTCAAGGCCTTGACCAAGGCACGGAGGAGCAGCTCAACCAGAACCCTGGAGATGGGATGCAGGCCTTCCAGGAGCAGGGTAAGATGCAcacaggaaggggagaagggcaCAGAAACCCGTGCcttgtgccctgccccctccctgttcCTTTACAAACCCCGCAGCTGATAAGCTGAGTTCCGTGCGGGTGTACTTCCGGGTTTTCCTGGCTACATCCTTGACTTCAGCAGGAAGCAGATGAAGTGAAGTTGTTTTCTCTACTGCGATCCCTCGATGTCTGCGGGGAGAATCTAGAATCCTGCTCCCTTatcatttcttctcctttccctctcgTCCCTTTTAGAAACTGCCAGGAACTATGTCGCTGACAcatagggtgttttttttttttttttttaagtaggcagATAAACCACATCCCTGAGGGTACGTGTGACTTTATCATGTTCCTGAATCTCAAAGTGTGTGAGGCTAGGGAGCGAGAATGGCCCTGGAGGGACAGAGCGTGACTTCCCAGCTGGGAGCAGGGGCGGGTACAGCCACCCCACCTGTCAGGCAGTAGACGCCTGTCACGGAGCTGCCTGCAGGCCGGCGCTGACCCTGCTCTGCGTTTATTTTCCCTGCTCAGCTCTGCCAGGTGTTCAGGCTGGTCTGGGCCTCCCTGCAGTGAGCACC includes:
- the ZSCAN25 gene encoding zinc finger and SCAN domain-containing protein 25 isoform X2; this translates as MLKEHPGMAEDPQQQMGVPVVKLEKELPWGRAREDPSPETFRLRFRQFRYQEAAGPQEALRELQELCRQWLRPELHTKEQILELLVLEQFLTILPREFYAWMREHGPESGKALVATVEDFTEGALEAKAVPCHAQGDQEETALCRGPWEPGVHLGPVEVKPEWGMPRGEGVQGLDQGTEEQLNQNPGDGMQAFQEQALPGVQAGLGLPAVSTRDQEMAAGFLTAGSQTFWKLRN
- the ZSCAN25 gene encoding zinc finger and SCAN domain-containing protein 25 isoform X3, with translation MLKEHPGMAEDPQQQMGVPVVKLEKELPWGRAREDPSPETFRLRFRQFRYQEAAGPQEALRELQELCRQWLRPELHTKEQILELLVLEQFLTILPREFYAWMREHGPESGKALVATVEDFTEGALEAKAVPCHAQGDQEETALCRGPWEPGVHLGPVEVKPEWGMPRGEGVQGLDQGTEEQLNQNPGDGMQAFQEQALPGVQAGLGLPAVSTRDQEMAAGFLTAGSQNEVWRR